From the genome of Atribacteraceae bacterium:
GCCCGGCTCTCTACAACCAGGAAGTCCTGATCCGGATGCGCACGGAGCGGGGAGTCCATCGGATTAAGCCGGGCGTAAGCGGCTGGGCTGTCGTTCAGGGCGGCGAAGACTTGACCATCGAGGAAAAAGTGGCCTGCGACGAGTATTATCTCCGACACCGTTCCTTCCGCTTCGACCTGCAAATTCTCTGGATGACCCTTTCGGTCCTGCGAAAGCGGAAAGGGATATATTGAGGTTACAAGAAGGTTGGGGATAGATTCACCGTATTTTCAAGAGGGGAATGATTCGGTATAATGAGGTCATGGCCTCGCAAAAGAAGAAGCTCAAGCCGGTGCTCTCTCCGGTCATGGAACGACCGCTGCTCGCTCCCACCGACCGGATTTGCCGGATCGCTCTCCTGGTTCTCGTTTTGTGGTCACCGTACTTTCGGGGGCTGTATTTCGATTACGAGCGGTTTCCCTTCTATGCCGTCTTTTGTGTCCTGGTGCTCGCCTGTTTCGGCCTGCGGGCGTTTTATCGCACGGAGCGACTCAACCTGGGGCTGCCCGCTCTCATTCTTTTGTTAATAGTCGCTCTTTATGCCCTCAATCTCCCTTTAGCCGCAGACCGGGGCCTGGCCTACCGGGGATTCCTCAGCCTGGCAGTCTTATTCCTCCTCTTTCTCGCTGCCCGGGAACTATTTGCGGAGCGCTTCTGGAAACAGATCGCTCTCTTGGGTTTTATCCTGAACGGGAGCTTCTTGGTGTTTCTGGGGTATGCCTACCGATTCGGCTGGATTCCGCCCCTGGCCCGTCCCCTGGGAATGGACCTGAGAGAACTCTTTCTCGCCGGACGGCTCCACTCCGTCTTTCAGTACCCCAACACCACCGCGGCATATTTTGCCATGGGATTTTTGGCCTCCCTCATTCTTCTTCTCAGTAAACCCGGTCGTGTCTGGCGCCTGGTGATCTCCTTCGCCGGCTTTTTCCTGCTCGCCGGCCTTTTCTTCACCTTTTCCCGCGGGGGGCTACTGACCTTTACGCTTTCGGTCGCCTTTATTCTCTTCGTCCTCCCGCGGGGGAATCGAGCCGCCTTTTTTGTGCGGGCCTTGGGCCAAATCTTGGTCCTTGCTGTCGTGTTGAACAATCTCAATCGCTATCTGATCGATGGGGAAGGCGGGCGGTTTTTCCTGGTGATCGTTGGCGGTGGGGCGCTGTGTATGCTGGCTGAAATGACGCTCTTTCCGTTACTGGGGGGAGAGCGGCCGCTCAAGCGGGTGAACTTCCGGCCGGGGTTGGTAGCCGCGTTGTTGATTGGACTTCTTTTGGTCATCGGACTGGGTGACTTAAACCCCGCCCAACATTTTTCCCGATTCTGGGGGTTTAGCTGGCAGGATCAGAGTGTATTCGAACGGTTGCTCTTTTACCGGGACGCTTGGTCGATGGTCAGAGAGCGGCCGCTTGCGGGTTGGGGAGGAGGAGGCTGGCCGGCGCTGTATCTGGGGTACCGCTCTGCCCCATATACCACTGAGAATCCACATAATTATTTCGTTCAGGTGTTGGTGGAAGGGGGGATAGTCGGTTTTCTCCTTTTGATTGTCCTTCTGGGGAGTCTGTTCGGCGGGGTCTTGATGGCCCGCGGCAAAAACGATCCGGAGGAGACGATCATTTCAGTTGGAATGTTGGGGATCGTCTTTATGGGATTTGTGCACGGTATAGTGGACGTCAACTTCGCTTTGGGTTCGTATGCTTTGGCTGTGTGGTTCTTTGCCGGAGCTGCCGCCGGACGTCTGAACGAACTGTCCACATCGGCGCTTTTCAGAAAAAGAATTCCGGTGCGGTGGAGTTTTCTCACGGGAGGAGCCTTTCTCCTCCTGGTCTTTTCTGTTCTGGCAATCGATGGGACCAGGTACGCCAAGTGGGCGGACATCTACGCCCGGCGGGGTGAACTGGAGTATGCCCGGTTCTTTTACCAGCGGGCGGTTTCCCGTGATTTTTGGAACGCAGAGGCCTGGTACGCGTTGAGCCGAATCAACCGTCAGTTTTTTCACGCAGGGAGGGGAGACTTTTACCGGGCCTCGAGCCTGGACGCGGCCCGCCGGGCGGTCGATATCGCGCCGTTCCAGCCGTATTTTCTGGAGCACCTGGGCCTTCTTCATCTGGAAATGGGTCAGTTCGACCGGGGCCTCGCCCTGATGGAGGAGGCGGCAAAGCGTAATCCCCTGACCGCGGAGGCTTTTGAACATCTGATGATCGGGTACCGCACAGTGGGTGACTTTTACCTGAACCGGAACGAACGTGACTTGGCCCGTCGGTATTACGAATTGGCCTTGCTCGCGGCGGAATCCTTTCGGGAAAATCGGGAACGTTCGCTTCGGCCGGTGAGAGAGGGCAATGTCGAGGCGCTTCGCCGGGAAATCGAGGCGTTGCTTTGAATAGAAAGGTGTTCAGTAAGGGGTTATGGGCCATCCTTATCCTTCCTCTTGTCTTGGTTTTCCCGCTGTCTGGATGTTGGACGGTTGGGAGCGAGGGCTCTTGTTTCATCGTCCCGGAAATCCCCGACCGCCTAAATGGTGGGGAGCGGTACCGCTTCCAGGCTCTGTTCGGTGAAGAGACGGTGACGGAGCTCGTTACCTGGTCGGCGGTTTATGGAACGATCGCTCCCGATGGATGGTATACCGCCCCGCTTTTCTCCTGCCAAGAAGAGATCACCGCCCGTTGGGGCGATTGCACGGTCACCGTGTCTTTCCTTATTATAGAGCGGATAGACGGGGGGAATGGGACATCCTTTTCTCCTGATGACGAAGGCGGCCCCTCCTCTTCTGATGACGAAGGCAGCTCCTCCTCTTCTGATGACGAAGGCAGCTCCTCCTCTCCTGAGGAAGGCAGCTGGTTCCTTTCCCCTTTTCCGGAAGTAACCGGGGCGCTTTATCTCGATATTCAGCTGACAGCGCCGGGAAAACCCTTTCTCCTGTTTCAAAACGGCGAACTCGTAGCCTCGGGAGCGGGGCATGGGCCGACAACAACTCTCCTTCGGTTAAACCTGCGGGAAGGGGAGAACGAGTTGTGGCTCGTGGTGGACGGACAGGAGGTGGCCCGCCACCGGATTCTACGGGATGCGAAACCGCCCCAGATAGTTCTCGAAAAAGCGGTGGTGAGGGAGGGCGGCGTCACACTCTCCGGCCGGGTGGTTGACGAAACCGAGGTATCGATGCTGGCCCGCTTGGCCGACCATACCCAGTCCTGGTTGGTGTTCGTCCCCTTTGACGGTACCAGGACGATCCATTTTGAAGACCGCGGCGGTAATGTCGCCGAAAAAACGTTTACTCCGGAAGAAGACCTCAGTCTCTACGTTGCGCTTCCCCTGTCGGCTAAAGAACACCATCCCATTCCTATCGCGGTGGAGCTTCACTACCGGGACATTCCGTTGGAGGAAGCGGTGATCGAATATGTCATTGGCGGGGAATCCGCCGAGATCACGCTGGCTGACGGCCGGGTGGACCTGGTGTTCCCCGGTCGTCCAGCGGGGGAACACCCGATCGCATTCCGGCTTCAGGACTTTTACCTCCGGCAGGAGTTATTGACTGTCCTCCCGCAGGAGGCGGCCTTTCTCGACTTCGCTTCTCTCAACGCTGAATGGCCGGAGAGGGTGCCGTTTGCGGTGTCCGGAAAAGTAACCGACGGGGATGGCGTTCCCTGCCCAAACAAGTCGGTGATGCTTGAGGTAAACCGCCCGAGTCATTACGTCGCGACCTATGAGACGATCACTGGGGGAGATGGGTTTTTCGCCTTCCTTCCTACTTTTCCGGCGGGGGGCCGGTATGACCTATTGGTTCGTTGTGGAGCGATTGAGGAATACCGGAGCGTGTGGGCGGTATCCGCAATCCCGGACCGACTGGTGAGGGTATCCCCGGCGGATAAACTCATCAGGACGGTAGGTACCAACC
Proteins encoded in this window:
- a CDS encoding O-antigen ligase family protein, which translates into the protein MIRYNEVMASQKKKLKPVLSPVMERPLLAPTDRICRIALLVLVLWSPYFRGLYFDYERFPFYAVFCVLVLACFGLRAFYRTERLNLGLPALILLLIVALYALNLPLAADRGLAYRGFLSLAVLFLLFLAARELFAERFWKQIALLGFILNGSFLVFLGYAYRFGWIPPLARPLGMDLRELFLAGRLHSVFQYPNTTAAYFAMGFLASLILLLSKPGRVWRLVISFAGFFLLAGLFFTFSRGGLLTFTLSVAFILFVLPRGNRAAFFVRALGQILVLAVVLNNLNRYLIDGEGGRFFLVIVGGGALCMLAEMTLFPLLGGERPLKRVNFRPGLVAALLIGLLLVIGLGDLNPAQHFSRFWGFSWQDQSVFERLLFYRDAWSMVRERPLAGWGGGGWPALYLGYRSAPYTTENPHNYFVQVLVEGGIVGFLLLIVLLGSLFGGVLMARGKNDPEETIISVGMLGIVFMGFVHGIVDVNFALGSYALAVWFFAGAAAGRLNELSTSALFRKRIPVRWSFLTGGAFLLLVFSVLAIDGTRYAKWADIYARRGELEYARFFYQRAVSRDFWNAEAWYALSRINRQFFHAGRGDFYRASSLDAARRAVDIAPFQPYFLEHLGLLHLEMGQFDRGLALMEEAAKRNPLTAEAFEHLMIGYRTVGDFYLNRNERDLARRYYELALLAAESFRENRERSLRPVREGNVEALRREIEALL
- a CDS encoding sugar transferase, coding for LLARGIESYYTPAGRVLRKTSLDEIPQLLNVLRGEMSLVGPRPALYNQEVLIRMRTERGVHRIKPGVSGWAVVQGGEDLTIEEKVACDEYYLRHRSFRFDLQILWMTLSVLRKRKGIY